In Candidatus Scalindua japonica, the genomic stretch TATTGAAAGCGTTTATGTTTTTACTGATAAAGATGGAAACCCATACAAATCAGTTAAACGTAGCTTCAGTACAGCAATGAATAAGGCTGGAATCCGTGATTTCAGGTTTCACGATCTTAGACATACCTTTGCAAGCCATCTTGTTATGAATGGCGTAGATTTGACCAGCGTGAAGGAGCTGTTGGGGCATAAGTCTTTGAAGATGACTTTGAGATATGCACACCTTGCACCAGGGCACAAGATGAAGGCGGTAAATATACTCGATAATGTACTAACAAAACCACATGCAGAAAACATGCAACTTGACAATTACTTGACAGTTTTCAATTCTGAAGAACCTACCACTTATCCTAAGTCCTTGTTTGATAATATGGGCGATACTGGACTCGAACCAGTGACCCCTTGCTTGTCGAATGAGGGCACGGCATTTTTTACAAATTTCATAACCGCCTGATTCAGTATCAGTTATGTCGCTATCACATTAACTGACATTGATTTATAACTTTATTCTTTTCCTGTTGAGTCCTGTGGTGTCTTGGTGATTACGCTGGATTCTACTACAATCTGACTACAATTGGAAATACGGTAAGAACCAATAGCTAAAAAGACAATGGAGAGTTTTGAGGTTAAGAGAAAAAGGAGATACAGTACTTACCAAATAGTTTTTTAGAATTTGTTTTTAATTTTATTATTTCAAAAAAAAGGAAGACATAAGCGGCAACTTATGTCCTCCGGTTCATTATTCCCATTCACCAATGAAAAAGAACAATAAGTATAGCTTAGTTAAAATTAATAATATATCAACTAAAAAACCAGTGTTGAGTACGCCCACCAAGCGCACGCAAACACTGGTTTTTTTTTGGTTTCATTTTGGCTTGTTTTCAAGAAAGAGCCTTAGACTTGATACTAAGAAGCAATTGGCACCCGATTTTTTAAGTCGTTGAAATAACAGTATTTACAATTTGGCTATTTTTGGCCGTTTTTATGACCCTTTTGGAGGTGAAATTATGTGTAAATGTACCGTGAAGAATGAGAAAAAATCTAGCTTTGTTACCGTTAAAAATAGCTGGAGGTTAAGAGCTTTATTTCGCATTGAAAAGCTTATTCGTGAAGTTGACCAGGACTCCAGAGCTAAAAGGATGGGTATGTGTGGAAATACTATTTTCGTGAAAGTTAAGAAAACAGACCCAACCAATATTTTGTATGAACCGCAATTACGTTGCAAAGACAGGGTCTGCCCGGTGTGTAATGCATATCGTGCTTCGATTCTTTCTCGCAAGGTGGAAGAACTTGGTAAAGATATGGAAAATCCTCACTTATTAACCGTTACTGCAAATGATCAGAATAGGTCGAGTCTGAAAACTGCTTTCCAATGCTACAAGGCATCAATGAGACTCTTAAAGCGTGAGAAGACATGGTGGAAAAAGTATATCCGGGGAGGAGTTGAACACATAGAGGTCACGTATAACGAGGGAACCGGCTGGCATGTTCACTCACATATGCTCATTGATCTGGCTGTTGATCGTAAGGTTGAGAATATGCGGCTTACAGATAACGGCTATTTTCTAGACCCTCTAAAAAAAGACCTTGAACATGTTCTTATGAAAGTTGGACTTGGCACAATTTCAGATATCAGACCGGTAACTGAAGGGTACGGAAAAGAAATCTCAAAGTACTCAATGAAATTTGGTCTTGATATAGAAGATGACAGACTCAAAGAGATTATAGTTGATATGAAGGGTAAGAGAATGGTTTCAAAGTTTGGAAACTGTTTCGGACGCAAGAAGGAGGATGATAAGGGTAGCGAAGATATGGAAGAACTTACACCGGAAGAGGAAGATCAATATGAGACATTAGGAACGATAGAGGAAGTCGTGCATATGAGTTTTCAAAAGTCTGGTGTTAACAGCAAATTGGTCAAGTATGCTCTTGAAGCCGTAAGGATTGGATTGATTGAAATAGTATCTAATGAAATGATTATTCGTAAGTCTCAAGAGGCTTTTTTAAATGTGGATTTGGTAACTACCTGATCCGGTTATATTTTTTTAGTTTTATGAAAGGTGGTGTATATGGAATTTACTGGAACGATATTTAATGGAATGGTTGTAAGTGCTGTAAGTTCAGGTGAGAAAGGCGTTGGATTAAAGGTTATGTGTAGGGAGTTACAAGACACGTATAGGGTTTACATCCCTGCTGACAGGGTAAGAGGTGAACAGCTTTTGAAAATATGTGACTCCGTCTATATCCATTACAACAAGTTATTTCCTTCGGGTAATGAAATACGTATGGATGCACAAAATATCGTGCTGAACAGCGGTAAACAAAAGTAGTCCATTCTTAGGAGGGAGGTACGCGCTACTGCACATGGAGAGATTTCCCCAGCCTCCCTCTTAAACTTAGCTTGAACTTAAAATTTGAAAGGTGTGAATAATGTTTGTTATAGGTGCTTTTGGTGATTGGGGTGGAGTGTGGGACATTCTTCCGGTTAATGTAACCGGAAATGTGATGTTCGATTATTTTTTTACCTTAGTGTTGTCATTCGGTGTTTTGTCCATGATGGTTGGATGGTTGTTTAACATAATGACAAGGAGTTAATCTTGGCTATTACAAATTATGATTGCGGTGATATGTCTGACGTTGTTATCAGTTCAAATAATTATGATGGCCTGATCAAGCTAATGTCTGATGGCGTTCGTGGTGAAATTGTAATGTCGTCAGGAATGGAACCAGTCAGTTTTATCTGTTCTGGCCAATTGTCAATTAGTGCTCCACTGAATTCAATACATGTTTTTCTCTCTTCCGTATCCTTGCAGGGTGTATGGTCAGAGAATTTTCTTATGGGCTTGGCTGGTGTGGTCTGTGGTTCTCTCTTGGCATACGTTTGCGTTAAATATGCAGTTTAACCTTTATAACAGGAAAGGAGGTGATAATCGTGGATTTTAGCACATTAACCATTGATACCGCTCAGGTGCTTGTTCTGGCAGGTGTAATTGTAACTGCTATTGCAGGTATATGGGCTGTAAAAAAGGTTATCAAACTGGCAAATCGTTCTTGACGATACGTTGCCGGATGTTGGTTGGCTTTCTAGGGGCTGGCCAGCATTTTTATTCACATGAAATGAGGTTTTAAAAATGGATTATTCAATGATCAGCATCGACACAACAAAAATTTTTATATTTGCTTCTACAATCGTAGGACTATTAGCGGTTATTTGGGTAGTTAAAAAAGTCATTCACACAATTACATATTCTTAAAATGAAAATCAAAAAAATCCTATTAATTATCTGTTTTACTTTGTCTTTGACCTTTGCCTCTTTACATTACCAGCAAAAGAAAGCAGAAGCAATTGCGCCATGGGTTGCCTATGTGGCAATTAATGCTGCCATTAGTCTGGCCGTTGGTGCAGTAATGTATTATTTCGATAGTGCGGGTAATGGACAAATGCAGACCATTACGGCAGTTGATACAAATACAGGTCAGGTAGATTTTGATGTTAAAGGTAGTGGTTCTTATGTTTATCCAATTTGGACAAGTACCGTAAATGGGAAAAAGATTTATCCTGTTGATGGTGCGACTTTCACTGCTTTAGATGCTGCCTGGACTTGGAATGCTCAAACGTTTGGCATGACTCAAGAATGGTGTGACATACAATTAAGTCAACCCGGTGTAGAATTTGGTTATTATGCGTCAACCGCCGCTTACCATTTTGCAAAATATACTGGCGGTGATCTTATTATTGATGGTGTCCAACAAAGCACGTTTCAATCTGTTCCTGTTCCCGGTGGTTTGGGTAATTCATTTTCGGGCACAATAGATGATTTCCCGGTTGAATTTTACGAATTCCTTGAAGATGTCCCCCCTGCGCCTGATTGTTTTGATGGTATACAGAATCAGGATGAAACCGGTATTGATTGCGGTGGAGTTTGTGAATTAAACTTTGGTCTTGTGTGCCCTCCGGCTGAAACTTGCTTTGATGGGATAATGAACCAGGACGAAACCGGTATTGATTATGGTGGTGTATGTGGTACGGGAACTCCGGTTTCACAGCCTCCGGGAAATTTTACTGATGCTAATCAAGACGGTATAGACGATATATCAGGTCTTGATAGCACTGGTTCTATTCCTGTTGGTACTGTCTCCGGTTCTATTGGTACTGCGGATAGTTCTACCTATGATACAAGCCTTCCGGGTGATGTCTCAGAAGTTGGGGAAACGGACTGGACTGGCTTAATTACCGGATATCTTGCCTCTAATCCTCTGGTACTTCTGGCCACGGGTAGCCAGATCAACGTTACTGGTGCTACGTGTTCACTTCCCATGACACTGTTTGGGAAATCCATGACGATTGATTTCTGTTCACTTGATTGGATGGTTGATCTGTTTGGAAGCTTTGTATTGGGATTAATGGCCATAAGGGCCGTTTTTATAGCAATGGGAATTTAATTTAATTCAAGGGAGTTTAACAAATGACTGCATTAATAAGCTGGTTACTATCGGCCTTTGGCAGTTGGGTAGGATATAGCGTTGTCCGGTTTACTGCTATGAAGTTATTCATCTGGACAATAGTTATAACGGTTCTACCTGTTCTTTTTAGCCGTCTTATCTATATGTTGATTGAAGGCGTTATGAGCACGTTAAACACTATTGATGGTACTTATGGCGTCAACAGCTATCTAATCAATTTTACCGGGATTACGGCATGGTTTGCGGTACACCTCAAAATCGTTGAAGGGTTCTCGTTAATCATGTCTGCGGTAGCCTTCCGTATGGCAATCAGGATGATTCCCTT encodes the following:
- a CDS encoding protein rep, whose product is MCKCTVKNEKKSSFVTVKNSWRLRALFRIEKLIREVDQDSRAKRMGMCGNTIFVKVKKTDPTNILYEPQLRCKDRVCPVCNAYRASILSRKVEELGKDMENPHLLTVTANDQNRSSLKTAFQCYKASMRLLKREKTWWKKYIRGGVEHIEVTYNEGTGWHVHSHMLIDLAVDRKVENMRLTDNGYFLDPLKKDLEHVLMKVGLGTISDIRPVTEGYGKEISKYSMKFGLDIEDDRLKEIIVDMKGKRMVSKFGNCFGRKKEDDKGSEDMEELTPEEEDQYETLGTIEEVVHMSFQKSGVNSKLVKYALEAVRIGLIEIVSNEMIIRKSQEAFLNVDLVTT